CACTGCCATAGCAACAGACAACAGTGGCATAAACGTAACAGCAGGAACTAAACCAAGGATCTATTACAAACGCAGTACAGACGGAAACGTTTGGAATGATAATACAAACGGAACAGACGGATGGAAATATGCAGAAGCTACAAACTCGGTTAGTCCGTTCGCATTCTTTATCGATTATTCATTGCTCAACGGCGGTACGGGCGTTACCCTGGGTAATATCGTTCAATACTTTGTAACGGTACAGGACCTGGCAGCTACGCCAAACGTGGCCATCAACAGTGGTACATTTGCCCTGGCTCCAACCAGCGTTGCCCTTACAGCAGCGGCCTTCCCGATCGGCGGTACCATTAACAGCTACGGTATCGTGGCAGGATTGAACACCACTTTAACCGTAGGCGCAGCGGGTGATTATACTTCACTGACCGGCGCAACAGGTTTATTCAATGCCATCAATACAAATGGCCTGGTGGGCAACACTACGGTGAACATCCTCGATGCATCCGTAACAGAAACCGGCGCCATTGCATTGAACCAGATACAGGATGGCGGTTGTAACGCAGTGGCTTATACGCTGCTTATTAAACCAAATACTGGCGTTACCGGTACTTTGACCGGAACACTCAATAACAGGGCGCTGATCAGGATACTGAGCAGCAACGTAACCCTTGATGGTTCAAACAGCGGCGGAACAACCCGCGACCTTACCATTACCAATACCAGCACCACCGGACCTTCAGTGCTGCTGATCGGTTCAACCGGTACAACAGCAGTAACCGGAACAACGCTTAAGAACAGCATCGTCATCAACGGATCGCAGAATTCATCGGCTGTGGCGTTGTCGGATTCAGCATTGGGTAACCCGGGTTACTTCAATAACATCACCGTTCAGAATAACAGCATCCAGCAGGCATTTATCGGTGTGTATGCCAATGCAGTGGTTGCAACCGGAAACGGAAGCGGTACCCTGTTCACCGGAAATGACCTGAATACTGCCGGCGCCAACTCCATCCGGCTGGTAGGTCTTTATGCACAGGGGGTTGACGGTGTTACCATCTCAAACAACAACATCGCCAACATGTCCAATTCCCTGGCTGAATCGCCCAGGGCCATCTGGCTGGCAACCGGAACCAACAGTGGTACCGTTTCACAAAACAATATCTCCACGCTGGCATCAACCAATACGGGAGCATTTGCCTTGACCGGTATCTATGTAACACCGGGCACCGGTGCTACGGGCATCACCGTGAATAACAATACCATCAGTGGTTTGACCAATGCCGGAACGGGTGCTACGTTTGGCGGTATCATAACTACCAGCCCCAACACGAATGTTACCAATAATACCATTTCTAATCTGACCCAGAACGGGGCCAGCTCTTCCATCGGTGCGTATGGTATTGTGCAGAGCGGTGCAAATAATGCTACCGTATCTGGTAATTCGGTCTCCGGAATACTGTCTACCACCAGCGCAACACCCATTGGTATCGGTGTGCAGGGTGCCAGCACCAATATGAATATTTTCCGGAACAGCATTTCCAACATCAAGAATACCAATACCACCGGTTGGGGGGCTCACGGGATCCAGCTGGCTTCCAGTTCCACAACGGCCAATATCAATGTATACAACAACCTGGTGTATGATGTGGCAGCGGATGGCTTTAACGGCATTACAGCAACCGACAACGGCTATGGTATCATGGTTCAGTCAGGCGGTGGTTATAATATCCGCTTCAACAGCATCAACATGAACACCGACCAGCCTGATATAGTTGGAAGGCCTGCTGCCATCAATATCTCATCCGGTATCACCACAGCGGCATCACTGGATATACGCGATAATATCTTTGCCAACACGCAGACAACGGGTAACCGCTATGCCATCATCAGCGGCGCAGCCAATACCGTGTTCAGCAATATCAACTACAACGATTACTATTCAACCGGGTTAGTGGGTTATAACGGTACCACCGAATACGCCAACCTGGCCGCCTGGCAGGCAGCCAGCGCACAGGATGCGAACAGTGTGGCCGCAGATCCGTTGTTCACCACACCTACAAACCTGAACCTGCAGGCAACATCGCCTTTGATAGGTTCCGGTGTTACCATCGGTGGTATCACGAACGACTTTGTGAACTCAACCCGTAACAGCCCACCGTCGATCGGTGCGTATGAGAACAAGATCGTGGTAGCTGCCACCGTGTTCCTGCACGGCGCATTCAGCTCCGGACTGAGCCGTCATAAAGATGTGAGTGCAGCATGGGCTGCCGTGCTGAATGCAAATGCATTGAGCCAGCCTTACAGCGGCGCTCCGTTCAACTATGCAGGTACCGAGAGCGTATCAGCCGGCTTCTTCACATCAACCGTTGCCACAACCGATATTACCGATTGGGTACTGGTTGAATTAAGGGATGCCGTAACCCCAACCACCGTTGTGAGCACGCGTGCGGCATTTGTGCGGGAAGATGGGCTGATCGTTGACGTGGATGGCGTATCACCTGTTGCGTTCAAAGGATTTGCTGCTGGTAACTACTTCATCACCATCAGGCACCGCAACCACCTGGGTGTTCGTTCAGCAACCGCACAATTGATAGATGGTGCTGTTGCCCCAACGGCGTACGACTTCAGCAGTGCACAGGCGCAGGCATACCAGGACCCGGCCATACTTGCCCTGCCTTCACCGAATAATAACAATGCCATGAACTCGGTAGGCGGTAAATTTGTTCTGTGGGGTGGTAATGGTAATGCGAATAATACAACAAGGGCCAACGGGCCGCTTGCCCAGAATGATTACTCGTTCCTGATCACCACCACGCTGGCTGGTAACGTAACCGGGAATATCCCGAACGTGTACAGCAGGGCCGATTATAACATGGATGGAACCGTAAGGGCGAACGGGCCACTTACTCAGAACGATTACTCATTCCTGATCACGACAAGCCTGGGAGGAAGTGTAACCAAGATCATAACTCAACATCAATAATCCTACAATAAATTAAAACAATGAAAATGAAACAGATTTTTGTACTGATAACAGGATTGATGCTGGCCCTTGGAAGCCAGGCACAATTAATACACGGCTCCATCCAGCCCAGCGTGGGTGGCATCAACAGAGTTGATATCCTTTTCAGACCAACGTATACCAGTGCAGCCGGAGAGTATGTGAATTATGTCCAGTTCTGTGTAGCAATACCTTCGGCGGTTTCCGGAGGTGTTACGGCATCCCTGACGGGTGTCGGGAATTTTGCTACTTTAGTATTTCAACAGGATGCACCTTACACATATGCGTCTACCGGTGAAAGGATATTTACCTGGGTATGGCCTGAACCCGGCTGTAACTGCAATGTCATGGACTGCAGGTACCGAATTCATCGGGGCCACGGTCACGTTCCAGGGTAACCCATCCGCTGCTGCCCAGGTTAGGGTAGTGGATTATACAAATTATGGTGGCGGAACCAACAGCAATACTTATTATGCGATTACATCAACTGCTGGCGATCGCACGGATTATGCCAGCCTGTTCTATCAGAATGCAGGTGTAAGTACTACAGGTACTTATGGTAATGCCGACCAGTTTGTGCGTACGGATGGTAACATCACATTGCCTGTTGGCCTGCTGAGCTTCAATGGCTATAAAGATGGTACACGTAACCAGTTGCGCTGGATAACCAGCACCGAGCAGAATAACCTTGGCTTTGAAGTACAGCGTTCACTGGATGGAGTGAACTACAGCAGCATCGGTTTTGTGAATTCGCTGGCGAACGGGGGCAACAGTTCCATTCAGTTGAATTATGCATTTACGGATAATAATGTAACCGGCACCAAACAATTCTACCGCCTGCGCCAGGCCGACCTCAGTGGCGGCAGCAAGCTGAGTAATATTGTGGTGCTGAAGTCTGATAAACCAACGTTGATAACCATCGACGGCATGTTCCCGAACCCGGCCACTACCGTGGTGAACCTGATGATATCATCACCGGTGAAGGACAAACTGACGATGACCGTTGTTGACATGAGCGGCCGTACCATGATGCAGCGCAGCCTGAACGTGGAAACCGGAAGCAATACCTTACCGGTGGATGTATCGGGCCTGGCAGGCGGCACCTATATGGTGCGCATGATCAGCAGCACCGGCGAAGTGACCACCGGTAAGCTGGTGAAGCAATAACCCCTTAAGATAGAATGCGAAGGGCTGTGTGAGAACACGGCCCTTTTTTTGTTTTTACCGCAGAGGTTTTTTTTACCGCAGAGAACGCAGAGGAGGAACCGCAAAGGGCGCAAAGAAAGACCTTTGCGGACTTTGCGCTAACCTTTGCGTTCTCTGCGGTAAAACCTCCGCGTTCTCTGCGGTAAAACCTCTGCGTTCTCTGCGGTAAAACCTCTGCGTTCTCTGCGGTAAAACCTCCGCGTTCTCTGCGGTAAAACCTCTGCGTTCTCTGCGGTAAAACCTCCGCATTCTCTGCGGTAAAACCTCCGCGTTCTCTGCGGTAAAACCTCCGCGTTCTCTGCGGTAAAAATCTTTGCGGTTAAACACCCGTAAATGGGTAACGAAAAATTCATCTTCAAAACCCTTGATAAACCAGGTATTTTTACTATATTGATACCCGTTTCGGATACAATACTCCTTTAAAAGATTCCAGGCTCATCCCTCAGACTGCAGGCAGGACATTTTTCAAAACAAAAGAACAGGATCTGATAATTATGAGAGCATTCATATTGTTCATGTCATTGTTTTTATGCCAGGGCATCCATGCTGCTACGTATTATATCAGCCCTTCGGGCAATGATACAACCGGCGACGGCAGCCTCACCCTGCCCTGGGCCAGTTTACACAAGGCAACCACCCAGGTGATCACGGCAGGCGATACCATCCGGGTGCTGCCGGGGGTTTATTATGAGACCGAAGAATGTTTTTTGGCCGTAGGAGTCAACATCCTGGGGTCCGGCATCGGGTCTTCTTTCATCAACAGCCAGTACAGTAATTATTTTTCCACTTTCCTCACCCTCAGTTCGCCGGACGGCACCATCGGCAACCAGTTCATATCCGGGCTCAGCATCGACGGGGGCTATGTGAACGACTCCGTTTTCAAGACCTGGGTGGCCATCTGGGTCACGGGCCGTGGCTATGTGAACATCAACAACTGCCATATCACTAATTTCAAGAACCGGGGTGTGATCTTCGACGGCAACCATGCAACCGAACCCCGCCAGGATACGAATGTGTATGCATTTTACAACCGTTTTGAATACAATACCATTCTGAATTCGGCCGAGAACAACGGCGCTTACGGAGCCGGGCTCCTCAACATCGGCGGACAGGCGGGCATGTTCATACACAATAATAACCTGGTGCAGAACCAGCGGGATTCCTTTGCCAACGGATGGCCCATCAAGTACTGGGACAATGGCTGGCTGCGGGGTGTGATCATCCACAACAACACCTCATCAAATCGCCCTTCCCGGCAGCTACCCGGGGCAGGGGGGCGACTGGGATTTTGCCATCGAACTCTTCAATATCCAGGGACTGGAGGTCTTCAATAACTATATTGAAGGAAGCATTGACCTCAACTATAATTACATGGGTAATTACGATTACTGCGCCTGGATACACAACAACACATTCAACCACTCCGTGCTTAACGGCCGCACCGAAAGCGGGATCATTTTTGAATACCGCACCGAATCGGCCCTGGTGGAAAGGAATATCTTCCGGAACATTTCGGCAGGGGTCGTTTTCAATACCCGTTCGTACCACGACCCCGGCGGCAACGATACCATGGCCGTAACACCCTCCGGGGGCTACAGCTACCTCACCGATATAGTCATCCGCAATAATCTTTTCACCAATATTTACCAGGGCAACGGGGCAGCAGCCGGGGGAGGCGTGATCTTTCACAGCGAAAGTTCGAACG
This sequence is a window from Chitinophagaceae bacterium. Protein-coding genes within it:
- a CDS encoding T9SS type A sorting domain-containing protein, translated to MSWTAGTEFIGATVTFQGNPSAAAQVRVVDYTNYGGGTNSNTYYAITSTAGDRTDYASLFYQNAGVSTTGTYGNADQFVRTDGNITLPVGLLSFNGYKDGTRNQLRWITSTEQNNLGFEVQRSLDGVNYSSIGFVNSLANGGNSSIQLNYAFTDNNVTGTKQFYRLRQADLSGGSKLSNIVVLKSDKPTLITIDGMFPNPATTVVNLMISSPVKDKLTMTVVDMSGRTMMQRSLNVETGSNTLPVDVSGLAGGTYMVRMISSTGEVTTGKLVKQ